One window of Acropora palmata chromosome 1, jaAcrPala1.3, whole genome shotgun sequence genomic DNA carries:
- the LOC141881263 gene encoding mediator of RNA polymerase II transcription subunit 27-like, protein MADRTKSVEDCLSTATNLRLTVNKVFQDLLNDPCANNQLPGDSSESGAYVTQNLKRNLVGVYKALSDLDKASDGLASSESRSLSLGNTGLLSLDSLEDRTSLYDRLLETYHWHEKLTSEAQQALSCLKRQHPSPIQSLDGVTSAKKAKTNLKGEIQRALQDCKTLYPLLELSRSTCNTGGAFFLEVVVPKTFKAIIVMQATEIDQLVVRGLQESSLLEKVEPWPQSRHAVFRKITDHATSVLLHHYSATDPTTQIRGILKWLNSFHGFFSVKCKGCGKHLKEEEENVLLPPCWRTLQDLSPYHYLCRP, encoded by the exons ATGGCGGACAGAACGAAGAGTGTTGAGGATTGCCTTTCAACAGCAACTAATTTAAGATTGACAGTAAACAAAGTCTTCCAGGATCTTTTAAATGACCCTTGTGCAAACAATCAATTGCCAGGCGATAGTTCAGAGTCTGGGGCGTACGTAACTCAAAATTTGAAGAGAAATCTTGTGGGTGTTTACAAAGCTTTGAG TGACTTGGATAAAGCAAGTGATGGACTGGCATCATCAGAAAGTCGCTCTCTTTCTTTGGGAAATACTGGTCTCTTAAGTCTTGACTCGCTTGAGGATAGAACTTCCCTATATGACAGGCTTCTTGAAACCTACCACTGGCATGAAAAG CTCACTTCAGAAGCACAGCAGGCCTTATCATGTTTAAAAAGACAGCATCCATCTCCCATACAAAGTTTAGATGGAGTAACCTCAGCAAAGAAAGCCAAGACCAACTTAAAAGG GGAAATACAAAGGGCCTTGCAAGACTGCAAAACACTTTATCCCCTTTTAGAGTTGTCGAGGTCAACTTGCAACACCGGTGGTGCGTTTTTTCTTGAG GTTGTTGTTCCAAAAACGTTCAAGGCTATCATTGTGATGCAAGCGACAGAAATTGACCAACTTGTAGTGAGGGGATTACAAGAAAGTTCTCTTTTGGAAAAAGTG GAACCTTGGCCACAGTCACGTCATGCCGTGTTTAGAAAG ATAACGGACCACGCCACCTCGGTTTTGCTGCATCATTACTCTGCTACTGATCCCACCACACAAATTCGAGGCATCTTG AAATGGCTGAATAGCTTCCATGGATTTTTCTCCGTCAAATGCAAAGGCTGCGGAAAGCACCTTAAGGAAGAAGAGGAGAATGTGTTGCTACCTCCATGTTGGCGTACTTTGCAAGATCTTTCTCCTTATCATTATCTCTGTCGGCCTTAG